A stretch of DNA from Manihot esculenta cultivar AM560-2 chromosome 7, M.esculenta_v8, whole genome shotgun sequence:
gccgaaccccttgtggaggcagttttcagctgccaaagcttgcctccaaaaatttggactttcgtctctggaggcaaggttcggtcgccgaaagtgccgccgaaggttgagtttcgtctctggacgagacttttggctgccgaaggtgccaccgaacatgcatgagtttcgtctctggaggggggtttcggccgccaaacctgccgccgaaagtgccctgtccagctttcttttgcatgttttatgtgattattttaggatcttttagagggcttttggggagtttcttagagatgttcttgagttagtttggtccctcatttgagtccacctgtgtaggtacggaccagaggaatcagggaagtcaacagtgagcactgtttcagaacctgcagagttagtgcagagtcagccagaggtgagtggaactgaacttaaaTTCATTTTCCaataaatgttttagcatgtgccatgcatcatgatatgtaatagggtgattgcattagagcTCACGAAGATGTGCATTGCATAATTGGTTGTATTTGCGGACGGACACAGAGTTGATTCATTAGCCCTTCTCTTTaataaagacctgaggagccccttgacGGCCGGACATATTAATAAAGTTCTGAGGAGCCTGAAGAGCCAGGCATTGCATGTTTAATAAAGTCCtaaggagcccgaagggccgggcactgCATGAGGaataaagacctgaggagctcctttgcgaGCCGGGCACAGAGAAGGGAGTTTTGTTTCAGTCTGTTCGGAAGaggattacttgtgatgtgacgcatttcatgagatcatgttttattcACAGGTTTTacatgttctgctcactgggctagtatagctcatccctctcccttaaccccagttttgcaggttcagagtgaAGAGGGAAGTCAGCTGGGTGCAGGAAGAGTATAgagtttgtaatagctagtgtggacatgtaattgtaaagagatagttTATAGTGTAcaatgtatagaattgtgcttgacttataagagttgtagtccctttttgtatatacatggtctatttatgaaaatgattttattggTGATGTATGgaaaaaccaagcttaacagGATCTGGATATGAcccgcctagagcaaagatgagagctctagcaggggtttttACAGTACAGAGATAGAGTATGCACAGTTGAGCCTTGGAACAGAGagcagttttttttatttttaactgataatggttgatcatgtatgggatttcacaggtacacagagttctcagcaggcttgctacgggtcccggcggccttaagccgatctggatcctagcgccgatagcagttcggtttccgggctgttacttCATACTACCTTCAAAGTTAGTACACTTATGCATTATATCAGCACCTCTTCCTCATATGGACAATGATAGCATTCTCTGGAAAGGTTCAGCCTCTGGCagttttactattaaatttgcTTATAAATTTCTTGCAGGAAATGAGGAGTTTCACACCGACACGTGAAAGCATATATCTAGAGATGGTAAGGACCTCAGAGGAATCAAACTTTCCTTTGATCAGCTGTCCATAATAGACTCTTAACTAATCAAGAACATTATAGGAGAGTCCTTAGCTCCAGTAAATGTTATAGCTCCTGTGATAGGGAAGTTGAAACTCATTTATACTCCCTAcatgatttattttttcctaAAAGCTTTTGACATAACATTATCTTCTGATGCATGTAGGTACCTATTTCTTCTCCACTGACCTCAGTATAAGTGATTGGATTTGCAAAAACATACTAGGAAAAAGGATGAGTAAAAATGGTATCAGTTGGCCCCTTTTATTTTGCTTTGCATGTTAAAAGACCTAAAATAGGAGGCATGTATTGATTCCCAATGGAAGGTCATAGAATTTAAATGCTCTCTTCTTTGAGGTTATGATAAGCGCAAAAGAGAGTTCAAAATAGCCCAAAAAATGTTCGCTAAAACATGCTCTTTTAGTAAAGAGACGATTGTCGAGGAGCTATAGAGTAACTCCAAAGGATAACACTCCCAAGCTGAATATGGATGGCTCACACACCGGACTTGACAGGCTCACCTATGGAGGTGGAGTTCTTAGATCACACCTATACTCTAGTCTATAGTGACGAATATGCAGAAGTCTAACAAAGTTTggcctaaaaaaaattaactaagcAAAAGAAGtttgttaaatatatatatatatatatatatatatatatatatatatatatgtatgtatgtatataaACATATTATGTATAGAAGATAACTTTATGATAACTAATCATATTACAAAGCTATTCACACATTATATTATTCatgagaattaaaaaattagactTACAATCCTAAGATCCAACAATCCAATTTATATATGTAACATAAAATTGCAAGAAACTAATTACCGTAGCATAACACTAAGTCTACAATATTGCTATTTATTCAATAAGATGATGTCATATTATAAATCCATATAATTAccataaaataaaagtataaaaaaattaagttcttAGGACCGCACCCGAAGGCTGCCTACATACCTCCAATGGAGGATCATGTCCACATAACtctcaaaaatattaatatacataaatctagtgttgaaaaaaaaacaataataataaagatattcatcataattaaaatttcaaaagtaaataaataaacgaCATCATTTTGTCCTATGAGTACACAAGACAATAACATAAATAAATTGTTGATATAATCATGGTGTCAAAAagactaataaataaataaagagatcCCAATTAATTTTCAGCAAACAACTTATCAATTATTAAGAGTTATCCCAAAAAATTTTCTAACTTAAGGATAGAAGAGAACTTTTCTTTAAACTAGTCACACAGACTATTTTGAATTCTAAATATGAACCcataataaatattgaaacctAATACATAGAAAACCTTGATATCTAGTTGCAGCTCACATGTAGAATGACAGAGAATCTTATATCAGTTAGTATAACACCATCTCCACAATTATGGAATTCTACATGATTATTAATGTGAAGTCACCAAACTGatcacatatattaaatattcttaaaaaatgactatattcaaatttaaatttcattaattttaattaaacaagAAATAAACCGTCTCTGAGTAATTGAAAATTATATGTCAATTTATAATTTGTCACTTTGTATAAAAGTGAAAGTTTATATTGGAAGcttaattataactaaaatggCCAGAGATACGATATTCAAATAGCcaaaaaatttcttattttagtAGAGAGATAGATAAAAGATGCTTTCTTTTTCTAGTTTTTCTTGGGAGCAATATTTCACCAAAAGTTGTGCAAATATTTTGTATGATATATTGCCACTCCCTATTTGTATGAATATATTCATGACTGAAGTTTCATAAATAAAGTTCAAGTTACTATAGATTTTTAATAGAGCTATTCTATATTCTAATTTcaacataaatataatttaaatttttgaaaaacttaaaatttaatgattaaaaatgAAATGAGCCATGCGTGTATCTTAGGAAACTAAATCTGCATAACATTATAGTGATGTTGGAATTTCTATTTTGACTTCAAAATTTcctaataaaattgaaattacatgtattctattttaataatgatgttttattatgTCTCGCAGTGGATCATCCCTAGATAACCAAATGTCCGTCAAGAGAGTGATGAAGAAGTCCCGACGAAGGGAGGAAGACCCGTCGGATGGCGGTGGGGGCTCAGAAATCCCCGCTGAGGGTGTATTGAAACCATCTTTTAAGGATGCAATGATGAAGGAGGCAGGGGGGATGGTGGATCAGGCCTTTGAACAGCCTTTATGCTTTCAGGACGGTGATATTAGCTGAGAAATGAATGGTGACATCCCGTCAATTCGCTTTTCTGAACGGCTGTTGCTTTCGGCTAATAGGACCAAGGCTTTAACTGTGGTGGCTAAGCTTTTAGGTCGTCGAGTGAATGTCATTGCCCTTCAAAACAGGTTGCTTTCTCTGTGGAAACTAAAAGGTGGGATGAAGTGTGTTGACATTGAGAACGATTACTTTGAAATTAGCTTTGGTAATCCGATAGATTTTCCAAAAGTGCTTGCGGAGGGTCCCTAGATCGTTTTCGGACATAATCTCACGATCCAACCATGGTCTCTTTCGTTTGATCCCTCTAACCCTTATCCGAGTTCCATTGTGTCATGGATCCGAATCCCTAACCTCCCCAGTTCTCTCTACCATAAGCCTATTCTCGAGCAAGTGGGTTCCATGATCGGCAAAGtctttaaaattgatgaacGTACCCTTCTTGCCACAAGAGGCCATTTTGCTCGGTTGGCTGTCACGGTGGATCTCACGAAACCCTTGATTACCAGGATTTTAGTGAACGAGAAACTTAAGGTCATTGAATATGAGGCTCTCCCGATCGTGTGCTTCCATTGTGGCGTTTATGGTCACATTAAGGATAATTGCCCTAAGCTTGTTGTGAACCCGAGTAACACGGAAGGTGCATCGACTCTGGAGGAGAAGAAGACTGCGGAGGCCGAACCATCGAAGGAGGAACAGGCAGCGGCTGAACCATACAGCCCTTGGATTCTGGTTGAGCCTCGGAAAAGGCGACAATCTGGAAATGGGAAGAATGGATCTGGTGGCGGGAAATGTGGGAATTCCTCCAACGGCTCTCGATTCAATCTCCTCGCTAAAAATCTGGAAAGCTCGTTTGGTCTTGCTGATTTAAAGGAGAATGATAatagaaaagaaattaaaagagcCAAAGATGGTGCCAAAAATCCTGGTGATATTAAAGGGAAGAAAGAAGGCATCAGAAAAAACAAAGGAAAGGAGGTGGTGGAAGAAATTGTTAACCCTTTCTCTGGAATTGATTTAAATGCCTTTCCAATTAATAATGGGCCATTTGTTGGACAAGCTGTGGATGGTCCCCCTGGTTTTGTTAATAACAGGCATAAGGGCCGCAccggaaaaaaataatattttgcctATTGCTTCTAGTTCGAAAAGAGGAGGCCTACTGCGCCATCTAATGGGGCCATGTCTACTGGGGTTGTTATTAAGAATGGATCAGGCCTTGTGACTAGCAAGGGGGGTAGGTCCAGTCGTAGAAGAACTAGGCCCAAACAGATCAATCTGGATCCAGCTAAGCATACCATTGTTAATTTGGAACCAAACAAAAGCCAAGTGAATAATGTCCAAGCTATGGCTTCTGTGTCGCACACACCTGTTCATGCTAATTTTCCTAGCAATTCCAATCAAAATCATGGTAATAATGGTATCGATTTTTTAATTCCTATAACTGATGCGGTTAATGCGATGGTGCAGTGTTTTAGCATGGCCATGGAGTCGGATGATGTTGCCAAGGGGAGTAACGTGACAAGCCAAGGGTTCGAAACTATTCCGGAGATTATTTCTAATGGTCACCAAACATAAGGGATGTCGTCCTTCTCCTTTTTTCCTAATTATCCCTATGACTATGAATCTTAATATTTTTGTGTGGAATGCACAGGGCTGTGGCCATCCTCGGTTCGATAAACACATCAAAGAGTATTCATCTGAGTACAATCCGGATATTGTAGCCTTACTTGAATCCCGTATTAGTAGTAATAATGCCAATACTGTGATTTCTAAACTTAATTTCAACATATCTCATAGGATTGAAGCCCGTGGTTTTGCAGGTGGTATATGGATTTGTTGGAATGATGTTGTACAACTCGAGGTGCTACAGAACCATTTCCAATTTGTACACTGTCGAGTAAAAAAGGGCCCTGTGGCAGATTGGGCATATATTTCTTTCATTTATGGAAGCCCACAAAGAGGCTCGAGGAAATTTTTATGGGAAGAATTGAGTAAAATTTCTCGTAATTTATCTAATCATTGGCTTCTTACAGGCGATTTTAATGCTATTCTTTGCAGAGATGAGAAGAAAGGAAGCATTTCGCCTAACCTCGGGGGTGAATCAGACTTCCAAAACTTTATATTTAATGCAGGTCTTCGGGATATGGGATTCAAGGGTCCTAAATTTACGTGGTCAAGGGGGAACCTATTCCAACGTCTGGATCGAGCTCTTTGTAACTCTGCATGGGATCTTGCTTTTTCTCGAGCTACTGTTTACCACTTACACCGGCTTAAATCGAATCATAGATCGCTTTTAATATCTATTGGCGAGAATAATAGACGTAACAGTGCTCGgccgttttaattttttttgggtTGGCTCTCTCATGAGGGGTTTGGGCAGCTGGTTCGGGGCAACTAGCAGACTGGTCAGAGTGCACCGGAGGCTGTGGAAGCTATGAGGGAAAAAGCTATTATTTGGAATAAGTCCACTTTCGACATTCTTGCTAGTCGAAAACGACGGATCATAGGCCGACTTAAGGGGATTCAAAAGGCTCTTGAAACTCATAGAACCACCAACCTTAATACCACTGAGATTGATCTACGTGTGGAGCTTGAGGAGATCTTGGACTATGAGGAGTTGTTATGGAAATTGAAATCAAGGGatgattggatctctctaggtGATCGCAACACCAAGTATTACCATAATAAGACCCTTGCTCGGCGAAAGCTCAATAGGATTGAAGGGTTAAAGATTGATGGGGTTAATTGGTGTTTTGACGATGAGGAGCTTCAGAAGGCTACGTCCCTTTATTTCTCCAACCTATACACCGCTGAGGATGTTGCTCTAGATCAGAACTACATTAGAGGGAAGTTTCCCCAGTTATCTGCTGTTGAGCTTTCTGCTCTTCATGCCCCTATCCAGGATAATGAGATTCGTGAGGTGCTTTTCAGCATGGCCACTCA
This window harbors:
- the LOC110607501 gene encoding uncharacterized protein LOC110607501; this encodes MIGKVFKIDERTLLATRGHFARLAVTVDLTKPLITRILVNEKLKVIEYEALPIVCFHCGVYGHIKDNCPKLVVNPSNTEGASTLEEKKTAEAEPSKEEQAAAEPYSPWILVEPRKRRQSGNGKNGSGGGKCGNSSNGSRFNLLAKNLESSFGLADLKENDNRKEIKRAKDGAKNPGDIKGKKEGIRKNKGKEVVEEIVNPFSGIDLNAFPINNGPFVGQAVDGPPGFVNNRHKGRTGKK